In the Longimicrobium sp. genome, one interval contains:
- a CDS encoding tetratricopeptide repeat protein has translation MLGELHLHPMCFAAWQVFRLVTAWAAQPQHNRFGFLEIEGVRALMIRIAGNDLAPADEPRVALLCVLSEMIAATADLQRLASACMVVTDWALTVSAVETALAYAGAAAEVSGNARFTWVAGMLHRENGRVLQSEGWFQKAHRLAMRSHDWDVRARSLMSSGRMLLTVGKYREAREYFERALLVAERFRLEDRRMEAHHHLFDAAVAMRDFTRVAKHSRIVASAYGPDHPRYPYFSHDLAVYWADRGDYERALGMLSPLLDRHFHEDASVRLLAFGSALRAAAGCGDRRLFDRLLPEFADLREPAGPSPLVAQALYTAGLGASMLRRWSDAEELLVPALEAAEHTGQEDTRSAAEKLLERLP, from the coding sequence ATGCTCGGCGAGCTTCACCTGCACCCCATGTGTTTCGCTGCGTGGCAGGTTTTCCGGTTGGTGACTGCATGGGCTGCTCAGCCGCAGCATAACCGCTTCGGTTTTCTCGAGATCGAAGGTGTGCGGGCGCTGATGATCCGGATTGCCGGCAACGACCTCGCTCCCGCTGATGAGCCGCGTGTCGCGCTCCTCTGCGTGCTCAGTGAGATGATCGCCGCCACGGCCGACCTGCAGCGCCTCGCCTCCGCGTGCATGGTCGTCACGGATTGGGCACTCACCGTCAGCGCTGTCGAGACGGCATTGGCGTATGCTGGTGCAGCGGCCGAGGTTTCTGGCAATGCGCGATTTACGTGGGTTGCCGGGATGCTTCACCGCGAGAACGGGCGAGTCCTGCAGTCAGAGGGATGGTTCCAGAAAGCACATCGTCTGGCCATGCGCAGCCATGACTGGGATGTTCGGGCACGATCGCTGATGTCGAGCGGGCGCATGCTCCTGACCGTGGGGAAATACCGGGAAGCGCGCGAGTATTTCGAGCGGGCGCTACTTGTGGCCGAGCGGTTTCGACTGGAGGACCGCAGGATGGAGGCACACCACCACCTGTTCGATGCAGCGGTCGCGATGAGGGACTTCACCCGCGTTGCCAAGCACAGCAGGATCGTCGCGAGCGCCTATGGGCCCGATCACCCGCGCTACCCGTACTTCTCCCACGACCTCGCGGTTTACTGGGCGGATCGCGGGGATTACGAGCGCGCTCTCGGTATGCTGAGTCCGTTGCTGGATCGACACTTCCACGAGGATGCGTCTGTGCGGCTGCTGGCATTTGGTTCGGCGCTGCGCGCTGCGGCAGGATGTGGAGATCGTCGACTGTTCGACCGGCTGCTGCCGGAATTCGCCGATCTGCGCGAGCCGGCCGGCCCCTCGCCGCTGGTGGCGCAGGCGCTGTACACCGCCGGGCTCGGCGCGTCGATGCTGCGGCGATGGTCCGACGCGGAGGAGCTTCTGGTCCCCGCGCTCGAGGCCGCGGAGCACACCGGCCAGGAGGACACGCGATCCGCGGCGGAGAAGCTCCTCGAACGGCTTCCATGA